The Planctellipticum variicoloris DNA window TTGAGGTGAGTTGATTCCGGTTCGCCGCGCCTTACGTGAGCTTCGGGAGAACAGAGTTCTCATCACCGCAGGCTTGTCGATCGCCGACACGTTGCACGTCCGTCACGGATTCGCACTGGGAATACCTCCAGATTGCGCAACCTGGTCGACGATCTCGGTGTCTTCACAACTTCTTGATTTTTTCCCAAGGCGTCGCGAGAGGCGTGGTTCTGTTGCTCGGCCTGGCCGGCATTCCCGTCTTGCAGGCCCGTCGGCATCCTGCTAGACCCTGTCGGCGCGGACGTTCCGTACGGGATTGAGGTCGAAACAATCAGACAATCATCGAAGGACCGGGTGATGGAGCCGGTGCGGGCCGAATTGATGCCGGGAAGTTCCCTTGGGGCTTGTTTCCGGGAACGCGAGATCATGTTTCTCATCCTGCTGGTCGTCGGAACTTATTTCACCCGGCTGGATGCTCTGCCAATTCGGGGCGAGGAGTCCCGTCGGGGAGTCGTTGCTCTCGAAATGCAGAGGAACGGCGACTGGATTGTTCCGCGCTATCAGGGCAATCCGTTTTTCATGAGCAGCCGGCCGCCGCTCCAGGCATGGTCGATTGCGGCGTGCGGCTGGTTGCGCGGCGGGATCGATACGGTGGCAGTCCGGATTCCGAGCGTCGTGGCGCTGCTGGCTCTGGTGCTGGTGATCTACGTCTGCGCCCGCTCGTTTCTATCGCGACTGGGAGCATTCGCCGCGGCGGCGGCCTATCCCACCATGGGAAGTGTGCTGCAACTCGGCCGGCTGGGTGAAACCGACCTCCTGTTTACCCTGTTTGTGAGCAGCTCACTGCTGGTCTGGTACGCGGGCTACCTCCGGAAATGGCCGGCGGCCGGTGTCTGGGGGGCGGCCTATCTGCTGGTCGCGCTCGGCGTGCTGACGAAAGGACCGCAGGCTCCAGTCTACTTTGCAGCTTCGATCGGGCTCTATCTGTTCTGGGTTCGCAATCTGCGGTTTCTCGTTTCCTGGGGCCATGGGCTCGGAATCATGGTTTTCGCAGTGACCCTGGGCGCCTGGCAACTGCCGTATTTTCTGGAAGTGGGTGTTCGCGGCACGCGGCACGTCTATTTCGGCGATGTCGCCATGTACGGGCACGTTCACACATGGCAGCATCTCGCTGAACACATTGTGGCCTATCCCTTCGAGATTCTGGTCGGTTGCCTGCTGCCCTGGTCGTTTCTGCTGCTGGCCTACTGTCGGCGACATTTTTTGAGTCAACTCGGTGCGATGTCCGATGCAGTTACGTTTCTGACGTGCTCCATTGTGGCGACGTTTCCGTCGGTCTGGCTGGTGGCGGATGCCCGGTCACGCTTCTATATGCCGCTGTTTCCGTGCTTCGCACTCCTGTGCGCAATTGTCGTCGAGAAGCGTTTTGCTGCGGATGACGTGCGGCTCCAGCGATTCTGGGCGACGTTTGTCGCGCTGATGGCTGCCGTAGCCGCGGCGTCTGGAGTATTTCTCCTGGGGGCATCGCTGGCCGGTGAAGCTCCCTTTGACGTACCGACAGGCTCGGCGCTGATGTTCTGTCTGTTCGCCGTGACGTGCGCCGCGATCATGTTCGTTGTGCGCGGCGGCCGCACCCGACGTGAAGGGGCGATCGCGATCGCAACGATGGCGGGGTTCATCGGGACGGCGTTCGCCACTGTGACCACGGACGCCATGCGCCGGAACGCCATCGACAAAGAAACGCAGATGGCCCGGTTGCTGGAGCGACTCCCGGACGATGTCCGGCTCTACAGTTTCGGGGCCGTCAATCATGTCTTCGCCTTCTATCATGGCGGAGACATCGGCCACGTTCACTTTCCAACGCCGGAGACAATTTATCCGGACGACTTCGAATACTTCTGCTTCAACCTCATCGACTTCCCGCAGCAGGATTCGCTGCCTTTCCCGTGGGAGATCCTGGGCGTCGTCTCCTCGGGACGGAACCGGGACCACGAGTTGCAGACTCTGGTTGTCGTCGGTCGACGCGTCGAGGCCGGGGACCGCCCGACTCCCGATGCAATTGTGGCGACATATCGATCAATGCATGCCGGCGGGGCGCACGTCAGCGAATCGCTGGCCGATCGGGGCGAGTTGCTGCGGCGACAGTGAAGTCTGATGGCATCACTTTGCCTCGACTACTGGGACGCTTCGCCTTCCTCCAGGGAAGAGTAAACGTAAAACGCGGCGTTCTGGCCGAGATGTCGTCGTTCGACGCCAAGCGCCTTTCTGGTGGCCTCGGTGTACTTACGGACCTTGTCGCGATCGCGGTCGAAAAAGGAATCGGTCCCGTCGATCCAGGTGGAGCCAAAGATTCCGACTCGATCGTCACCCGCCCGTTTCCAGACGTAGACGTGAAACTTTTCGCTGTCGACAACGACCCCTTTCGCTTTGCCGGGAGCCTGGGTGTAGTAGAACTGGCGCCCATCCCCTCGGCGCGTGGGCGCGCCAGAGCCTGACTGTTCCGGGAAGCTCCGTCGACGCCACTTCTCCGACGATGACCTGCTCTTTCAAGTTCTGATCGAGCCGCCAGTCGGCCAGTTCCTGCTCGTCGGTCGTGTAGATGTGATGATTTCGAACCTTGTCGAAGAAGCGGTATAGCGGCTTGAGATCTTCGGGCCTTTCGTCGGCGCGCGCAACGACATGGTCGAGAGGCAGAGCGAAAGGAACAGCGGCACCAGTCCACGCATGATATGAGCCCCGGCGGCAAAACACCTGAACAGACTGTGCCATCAATATCAGTCGCGACGGACCGAGTCAACAGTTTCGTCGAACGCTGAGGCATCGTTCGCCGGCAGCCGCACCGACGACATCGCCCTGAACACAAGGCGTTTACGGCGTTTGCAGTCGACGCGAACGACTGGCGCGATCGGGGACTGTCGGCGTGGCCTGCCCACCGGGAACCAATGCCTGTGGAGCGACGACGGTGTCAGGTGACTGCATTTCGGCAGGCGGGAGTCTGCCCTACGGGGAGCCCTAATAGGCCAGGGTCATGCGTACGAGAGCCGTGTCGCCCGGTTTCTGGTTGCCGTTTTCGGTGCGGAATTCGAGGGAGCGGTCGAAGACCCAGCCGGCTTCGACGCTGCCGAGAAGCCGTTTCCCCTTGCGAAACTCCAACCCGCCGATCAGCCGCAGATCGCGATAGGTGAGGACGTCGTTGGTGCGGTCGTAGCGCTTGATGGCATAACTGCCGCCACCCAGTTCGCCGGTCAGCGTGAACCAGCAGGCCGCCTCGCCGTATTCCGCAATGCGCCACGCCAGATGCGGGCGAGGGAAGACCAGCTCAAAGCGGCGGCCGAGCTGGGGCTGATCGATGATCAGGCCGGCGACGGGCAGAGCGGGAATGTCGTCGCGATCCAGATAGACGAAGCCAAGCGTCAGTTGATGTTCCGAAGAAATTGGACCGGTCACAACGAAGTGCCCCAGGAGGCGGAACATTTCGGGCCGCTTGTTGACGCCGTCGGTAAACCAGCCCGGAGTTACGCCCATGTCGACTGCAGTCCCTCCGTCAACCACCGTTGTAATATCAATCGGGATGGTGAACTGGTACAGACGGGGTTCCAGCTTCAGCGAATCGGCGCCATTGATCCAGTGAATACCCCAGCCCGGCTGCGCCATCGCCGTGGCTGCAGCCGAGTGTCCCGACTTCGGCAGTTCTTGAAAGACACCGGAGAAAAACCCGAAGTCGTCGCCGCTGTCGGCCAGCCAGGTGAGCTGGAGGCTGGCAAGGGCCTCGGAGATAACTTTCACTGTGTCGCCAGTGTCGTTCTTAAGGGCAGGCTCGGTGAGGGACCGCGGGAGCAGTTGCTCGGGAGCCCACGTTTCCGCGGCGGGGTCCAGAGCCGGAAGTGCGACTGGCGCGTCGTCAGGAGCGGGAACGGGCGGGGGATCGAGTGACACCCGGCCGGGAGAGTCGTCCGACTGGCCACGCAGAACCACCCAGTCGGCGGCGGGGGCGCATGAGGAAACGAGCATTCCGCCGATCAGCATTCCCGCAATGAACGAGCAGGTTTTGACGGGACGCCGGAGCATGGTCTGAGAGTCCCGAGGACGGGAAGCGATCGACGATGGGGGCCTTGCTTGTCGCGAAAGTGAACGGGCGTGTCAAGAGGAGTGCGACATGATGGCAGCCAGCGAGACAATGGGAGCGGCATTCCCCGGGCCGACGCCGCGGGGCTATGACTCTGCCGCCCCTGCCGGGGCCGCATGTTCCAGACATCACTTGAAGATAAACAGGACTGGTATCCGGCCCCAGTTGACGGTGTTGAGCTGCAGGACAACGTCGCCTTCGGCAACATCCTTTTTCAGGAGCTTCCAGCGCCAGTCTTCACCGCCCGGGAATGAAGTGCCAACATTGTCTTCGACCTCTTCCCAGCCGTCCTGGACCAGCTTGGTCAGCGTGACTTCGTCGACCTCGACCTTGCCCAGGTACTTCCAGCGAATCATCGCGTAGGCCGTGCAGTCGTCCAAAGCCGTGATGGTTCCGGGCTCCAGCCAGAACTTCGTCTTTTCGGAATCACGCCAGAGCAGAGCCCCGCCGGTCACTTCCTTCGGCAAACCCAGCAAACCATAAGGGCGATCGGACCAGATCGGGGTGCCGTTGCGGGCAAGTTTGAAGATGGCTCCGGCGGGAGCATTGTCGGTGAATTCGACCACGTCCGACTGAAACGCGCCCCGCGGCACCGGCCGACGCTTGACCGTCGAATCCGACTTCGAAGACATGCCCTTCTTCTCGCCCGATTCACCCACCACCTTTGCATTCGCCAGCGACATCGTCCCGCTCGCCGCGTACAGAATCTTCCCGCTGCGCACATCGATCAGTCGCGCGTAGGCCGTCCCCAGCTTCCCCTTCGTCACGATCTTCCCCGTCACGATCGTCGACGCTCCCGCCAGTTGACCCAGCTTCTTCACGTTCTCCGGCTCGAACAGCACCGTATTCTGGATCGCCAGCTCGACCAGCACCTTATCCAGTGCGCTCCGCTCCAGAACCGTGATCTCCTGCCGCGCCAGTTGGGTCGTCAGATCCTCCGCCAGTCCCGCCGCCACGTCGGTCAGTTCCCCCTCCTCCGAACGGAACGGCAGCACCGCCACCTGGAACTTCTCCCGCTGCGGCTCGACTTCGTCGCCCGTCTGCAAGGCGATTTCCAGGGCGCTCACCGCCCGCGCCTTCGAAAACTCCTTGTTGACTTCCGTCACTTCCAGGAGGCCGATCTTCGGACGCTCGACCGCGATCACCTTGCCGGTGTCCGGGTCCTTGATCTCGTTCTTCTTCCGGTACACATCCAGACGCTGACCCGTCTCCACGCCAGACTCCGACCCCAGCGTCAGGTAGATCACGTTCTGCGAAACGCTCGCGATCTTACCCACAGAAGTCTCACGGGTCGCGTTCTCCGCCACGTGCCACGCCACCACGGCCGGCAAGCCCGCCACGCGGATCGCGGTCTCGTCCGAGATCCGCCGCTCCAGCTTCTTCAGCACCGACTTCGGCGTCCGGACTTCCATTCCGTCCCTGATGTCCCGAAAGGTCAGGTCCGAAGGAGTCTCCTTCAAAAGCACCCCCACTCGAGACTTCTGCGACGAATCGATCGCCAGAATCAGCTCCGGCGGCTCAGCATGCGCAGTGCGAGCGACGACAACCGACATCGTCACTATCAAGAAGATCGTCGAACGCATCACGTAAACCTCCTCAATTGTCGGGGCCAACTTCGAGTCGGGCGATCCTGTCACTTGAAGATGAAGAGTACTGGATTCTTTCCCCAGTTCACTGTCTGCAGCTGGAGGATCACGTCCCCTTCAGAAAGTTCTTTCTTCAGCAATTTCCAGTTCCAGTCTCCGCCGTTGGGAAAGGATGTTGCAACCCTCACATCAACCTCTTCCCATCCTTCGCCAACAAGCTTGGTGAGCGTCACTTCATCAACGTCGACTTTTCCCAGATGCTTCCAGCGAATCATCGCGTAGGCCGTGCAATCCCCCTGAGCAGCGATAATGCTGGGCTCCAGCCAAGTATTCGCTTTTTCCGAATCTCGCCAGAGCAGAGCGCCCCCTGAAATCTCCTTTGGAACCGTACTCAGCACGTAGTTGCGGTCGGGAAAAATCGGGGTGCCGTTGCGTGCAAGTTTGAAGATGGCTCCGGCGGGAGCATTGTCGGTGAATTCGACCACGTCCGACTGAAACGCACCCCGCGGCACCGGCCGACGCTTGACCGTCGAATCCGACTTCGAAGACATGCCCTTCTTCTCGCCCGATTCACCCACCACCTTTGCATTCGCCAGCGACATCGTCCCGCTCGCCGCGTACAGAATCTTCCCGCTGCGCACATCGATCAGTCGCGCGTAGGCCGTCCCCAGCTTCCCCTTCGTCACAATCTTCCCCGTCACGATCGTCGACGCTCCCGCCAGTTGACCCAGCTTCTTCACGTTCTCCGGCTCGAACAGCACCGTATTCTGGATCGCCAGCTCGACCAGCACCTTATCCAGTGCGCTTCGCTCCAGAACCGTGATCTCCTGCCGCGCCAACTGCGTCGTCAGGTCTTCCGCCAGTCCCGCCGCCACGTCTGTCAGTTCCCCCTCTTCAGAACGGAACGGCAGCACCGCCACCTGGAACTTCTCCCGCTGCGGCTCGACTTCGTCGCCAGTCTGCAGGGCGATTTCCAGGGCGCTCACAGCCCGCGCCTTCGAAAACTCCTTGTTGACTTCCGTGATTTCCAGCAGCCCAATCTTCGGACGCTCGACGGCGATCACCTTGCCGGTGTCCGGGTCCTTGATCTCGTTCTTCTTCCGGTACACATCCAGACGC harbors:
- a CDS encoding ArnT family glycosyltransferase translates to MFLILLVVGTYFTRLDALPIRGEESRRGVVALEMQRNGDWIVPRYQGNPFFMSSRPPLQAWSIAACGWLRGGIDTVAVRIPSVVALLALVLVIYVCARSFLSRLGAFAAAAAYPTMGSVLQLGRLGETDLLFTLFVSSSLLVWYAGYLRKWPAAGVWGAAYLLVALGVLTKGPQAPVYFAASIGLYLFWVRNLRFLVSWGHGLGIMVFAVTLGAWQLPYFLEVGVRGTRHVYFGDVAMYGHVHTWQHLAEHIVAYPFEILVGCLLPWSFLLLAYCRRHFLSQLGAMSDAVTFLTCSIVATFPSVWLVADARSRFYMPLFPCFALLCAIVVEKRFAADDVRLQRFWATFVALMAAVAAASGVFLLGASLAGEAPFDVPTGSALMFCLFAVTCAAIMFVVRGGRTRREGAIAIATMAGFIGTAFATVTTDAMRRNAIDKETQMARLLERLPDDVRLYSFGAVNHVFAFYHGGDIGHVHFPTPETIYPDDFEYFCFNLIDFPQQDSLPFPWEILGVVSSGRNRDHELQTLVVVGRRVEAGDRPTPDAIVATYRSMHAGGAHVSESLADRGELLRRQ
- a CDS encoding FlgO family outer membrane protein encodes the protein MRVMIALTVMVWSLWIGFASAEPPELILAIDSSQKSRVGVLLKETPSDLTFRDIRDGMEVRTPKSVLKKLERRISDDTAIRVAGLPAVVAWHVAENATRETSVGKIASVSQNVIYLTLGSESGVETGQRLDVYRKKNEIKDPDTGKVIAVERPKIGLLEITEVNKEFSKARAVSALEIALQTGDEVEPQREKFQVAVLPFRSEEGELTDVAAGLAEDLTTQLARQEITVLERSALDKVLVELAIQNTVLFEPENVKKLGQLAGASTIVTGKIVTKGKLGTAYARLIDVRSGKILYAASGTMSLANAKVVGESGEKKGMSSKSDSTVKRRPVPRGAFQSDVVEFTDNAPAGAIFKLARNGTPIFPDRNYVLSTVPKEISGGALLWRDSEKANTWLEPSIIAAQGDCTAYAMIRWKHLGKVDVDEVTLTKLVGEGWEEVDVRVATSFPNGGDWNWKLLKKELSEGDVILQLQTVNWGKNPVLFIFK
- a CDS encoding FlgO family outer membrane protein — protein: MRSTIFLIVTMSVVVARTAHAEPPELILAIDSSQKSRVGVLLKETPSDLTFRDIRDGMEVRTPKSVLKKLERRISDETAIRVAGLPAVVAWHVAENATRETSVGKIASVSQNVIYLTLGSESGVETGQRLDVYRKKNEIKDPDTGKVIAVERPKIGLLEVTEVNKEFSKARAVSALEIALQTGDEVEPQREKFQVAVLPFRSEEGELTDVAAGLAEDLTTQLARQEITVLERSALDKVLVELAIQNTVLFEPENVKKLGQLAGASTIVTGKIVTKGKLGTAYARLIDVRSGKILYAASGTMSLANAKVVGESGEKKGMSSKSDSTVKRRPVPRGAFQSDVVEFTDNAPAGAIFKLARNGTPIWSDRPYGLLGLPKEVTGGALLWRDSEKTKFWLEPGTITALDDCTAYAMIRWKYLGKVEVDEVTLTKLVQDGWEEVEDNVGTSFPGGEDWRWKLLKKDVAEGDVVLQLNTVNWGRIPVLFIFK